In one window of Leifsonia sp. NPDC080035 DNA:
- a CDS encoding carbohydrate ABC transporter permease yields MTTSLQDTPNLGAEALLADPLDDRRRPSRRRRSGGPARGGRSPLAATVRWIVLGAISVVMLVPLYVLVISAFKPQDEIIRHPLEISAGSFTFEFLWNAITSSKFNVIAAYGITLLFVALVNLFCILLSAPVAYVIARGRKKWHMALLLLFVSGLFIPGQVTLIPVVFVLRVLGLINTIPGFILFETAATLPVTIFLFSAYLRTVPRDIDEAAALDGAGRIRIFWSCVFPIMRPVVATVVVLNSIGVWNDFVSPQIILGPGSGIYTVTTGVYAAVGEFSTDYTVVFPTLLLAIAPIVIFFIIMQRHIIGGLVAGATKG; encoded by the coding sequence ATGACGACATCCCTTCAGGACACGCCGAACCTCGGCGCGGAGGCGCTGCTCGCCGACCCGCTCGACGACCGTCGGCGTCCGTCCCGTCGTCGCCGGAGCGGCGGCCCGGCCCGGGGCGGTCGCTCGCCCCTGGCGGCGACGGTGCGCTGGATCGTGCTCGGCGCGATCTCCGTCGTCATGCTGGTGCCGCTGTACGTGCTGGTGATCAGCGCGTTCAAGCCGCAGGACGAGATCATCCGGCATCCGCTGGAGATCTCGGCGGGCTCGTTCACGTTCGAGTTCCTGTGGAACGCGATCACCAGCTCCAAGTTCAACGTGATCGCGGCCTACGGGATCACGCTGCTGTTCGTCGCGCTGGTCAACCTGTTCTGCATCCTGCTGTCGGCGCCGGTCGCGTACGTCATCGCCCGCGGCCGCAAGAAGTGGCACATGGCGCTGCTGCTCCTGTTCGTGTCCGGGCTCTTCATCCCCGGGCAGGTCACGCTGATCCCCGTCGTGTTCGTGCTGCGGGTGCTGGGGCTGATCAACACCATCCCTGGCTTCATCCTGTTCGAGACGGCGGCGACGCTGCCGGTGACGATCTTCCTGTTCAGCGCGTATCTGCGCACGGTCCCGCGCGACATCGACGAGGCCGCAGCGCTGGACGGCGCGGGCCGCATCCGGATCTTCTGGTCCTGCGTGTTCCCGATCATGCGGCCGGTGGTCGCCACGGTCGTCGTGCTCAACTCCATCGGCGTCTGGAACGACTTCGTGAGCCCGCAGATCATCCTGGGGCCCGGCTCCGGGATCTACACGGTGACGACGGGCGTCTACGCAGCGGTCGGCGAGTTCTCGACCGACTACACGGTCGTCTTCCCGACCCTGCTGCTGGCGATCGCGCCGATCGTCATCTTCTTCATCATCATGCAACGGCACATCATCGGCGGCCTGGTCGCCGGGGCGACGAAGGGCTGA